A DNA window from Setaria viridis chromosome 2, Setaria_viridis_v4.0, whole genome shotgun sequence contains the following coding sequences:
- the LOC117845316 gene encoding norbelladine synthase — translation MEGSPCHEFHTDLPATDVWEVYGSLVLGQLVPQLLPQVLSEVELVEGDGSVGTVLLVTFPSAGASGPVSYKERFTMIDDEKYIKEVAVIEGGVLDLGFQKYVVRFEIVGKEDGTTIIRSTIEYKVDAEQTSNASIVSTEALAAIAEAITKYIKEQMSL, via the exons ATGGAAGGGAGCCCCTGCCATGAGTTCCACACTGACCTCCCAGCCACGGACGTGTGGGAGGTCTATGGCAGCCTCGTTCTTGGGCAATTGGTCCCCCAATTGCTTCCTCAAGTGCTGTCAGAGGTTGAGCTTGTAGAGGGAGATGGCAGCGTAGGAACGGTCCTGCTTGTCACTTTCCCTTCAGCAG GAGCTTCCGGACCAGTAAGTTACAAGGAGAGGTTCACCATGATCGACGATGAAAAGTACATCAAGGAGGTAGCAGTGATTGAAGGAGGCGTTCTAGATCTTGGCTTTCAGAAATATGTAGTGCGATTTGAGATTGTAGGAAAAGAAGATGGAACGACCATTATAAGATCAACCATCGAGTATAAAGTTGATGCAGAGCAGACAAGCAATGCCTCAATTGTCAGCACTGAAGCTTTGGCTGCTATTGCTGAAGCCATCACCAAGTATATCAAAGAGCAAATGAGCCTCTAA